One Leptolyngbya ohadii IS1 genomic window carries:
- a CDS encoding alpha/beta fold hydrolase, whose product MLLFPDALWLNVSPALKGFDRPLLNQLSQFSTIAQWEYTQELDEPASLDVALVLLHDYLKHQNRPIHLLGHGTGGLLGLLYARQHPERVRSLTLLSVGVNPAIDWQAQYYAQRRLLPCDQHTILRQMVYGLLGCPPKDTTETLVKILEQDLYQSLSPHSLVRSMELLPIAVEVPLLVCGSVDDVVIDPNQLRGWESHFHHSTSRLWVCPGGRYFFHYFYPQQTGIRIERFWNAVCASRLTLINAKISEPLDNAQYEVSGEHSAFN is encoded by the coding sequence ATGCTTCTCTTCCCGGATGCGCTTTGGCTTAACGTCAGTCCTGCCCTGAAAGGATTCGATCGTCCCTTATTAAATCAGCTCTCTCAATTCAGCACGATCGCTCAGTGGGAATATACGCAAGAGCTGGATGAGCCTGCTTCGCTCGACGTTGCGCTGGTGCTATTGCACGATTATTTGAAACATCAAAATCGACCAATTCATCTACTAGGACACGGTACAGGTGGGCTGCTAGGACTGCTTTACGCCCGTCAGCACCCAGAGCGAGTTCGATCGCTAACGTTGCTCTCTGTTGGGGTGAATCCAGCGATCGATTGGCAGGCACAATATTACGCCCAGCGGCGGCTTTTGCCCTGCGATCAGCACACGATTTTACGGCAGATGGTTTATGGGTTGCTGGGCTGTCCACCCAAAGATACGACAGAGACGCTGGTAAAAATTCTGGAGCAAGATCTCTATCAGTCCCTTTCACCCCATAGTCTGGTGCGATCGATGGAGCTATTGCCGATCGCCGTTGAGGTGCCGCTTCTGGTGTGCGGTAGTGTAGATGACGTTGTGATTGATCCGAATCAGCTTCGCGGCTGGGAATCGCATTTTCATCACTCCACTTCACGGCTCTGGGTTTGTCCCGGTGGAAGATATTTTTTCCATTACTTTTATCCCCAACAAACGGGGATACGGATTGAGCGATTTTGGAATGCGGTTTGTGCTTCTCGTCTCACTTTAATCAACGCTAAAATTTCCGAGCCGTTGGACAATGCGCAATATGAGGTATCTGGAGAACATAGCGCATTCAATTGA
- the fldA gene encoding flavodoxin FldA yields the protein MAKIGLFYGTQTGNTQTIAELIQKELGGDSIVDLYDIATADTSDFESYPCLIVGCPTWNVGDLQSDWEGFYDELDKITFQGKKVAYFGAGDQVGYADNFQDAMGILEEKIASLGGTTVGYWSADGYDFSDSKALRNGKFVGLAIDEDNQSDLTDSRIKSWVAQLKREFGI from the coding sequence ATGGCAAAGATTGGTTTGTTTTACGGAACTCAAACGGGAAATACTCAGACGATCGCAGAGTTGATTCAAAAGGAACTGGGCGGTGATAGCATCGTTGATTTATACGATATTGCAACCGCAGATACCAGTGATTTTGAATCCTACCCCTGTTTGATTGTGGGTTGCCCGACCTGGAATGTGGGTGATCTGCAAAGCGACTGGGAAGGCTTTTACGATGAGCTGGACAAGATTACCTTCCAGGGTAAAAAGGTTGCTTACTTTGGTGCAGGCGATCAGGTAGGCTACGCGGACAACTTCCAGGACGCAATGGGCATTTTAGAGGAAAAAATTGCTTCCCTGGGGGGCACAACCGTAGGCTACTGGTCTGCCGACGGCTATGATTTCAGCGACTCGAAGGCACTGCGTAACGGTAAGTTCGTTGGACTGGCGATCGATGAAGATAATCAGTCCGATCTGACCGATAGCCGCATTAAATCCTGGGTAGCACAGTTAAAGCGTGAATTCGGCATCTAA
- a CDS encoding ATP-binding protein: MRQSDQASEQVLTGNSEMAKRMRQMDWSQTSLGAVETWSQSLRSALSICLNSRFPIALYWGKDFTLLYNDAWRPIVGDKHPWALGRPGQEVWSEIWDSIGPELVKVVAMGEGTFHHDELLAMHRFGYTEECFFEYTFNPVQGQGGRVDGVINIVTETTYRVLNDRRAQLLREVSARTGATQTTEEACAAIMAALRTNPADVPAAFLYLADSEGKQADRFHDAAVDGSGCPESVNLENPDADPWLIARAAQTNQPQIIDDLPRLGQFPGTPWSEPPQQAIVLPIATTGQGKISGLLVAIVSPRRRLDEFYCNFFSQLAGQIAMAIANARAYEEERKRAEALAEIDRAKTVFFSNVSHEFRTPLTLMLGPTEDALNDSNEPLPTNQRERIQTVQRNGIRLLKLVNTLLDFSRIEAGRVEAVYEPVNLSAFTAELASVFQSAIDRAGMYLLIDCPPLPEPVYVDREMWEKIVFNLLSNAFKFTFAGEICVRLRWQHDHVELSVRDTGIGIPATELPHLFERFHRVKGAQGRSFEGSGIGLSLVQELVKLHGGAIDVTSTEGQGTCFTISIPTGTAHLAPERIGSARKLASTALNSNSYLEEALRWLPEENGEVGSREWGVGNGAQGRRGAGEQESREFTPSSTYAPIHPSTHPLTSPSPPLARILLADDNADMRDYVGRLLSQQYQVEAVSDGAAALEAIRQQAPDLILTDVMMPNLDGFGLLQALRADPQTREVPIILLSARAGEEARVEGLAAGADDYLTKPFSARELLARVEATLKLAQMRREASIAIRESEAKYRLLFESMDQGFCIVETVFGANYQPLDYRFLLTNPAFDRQTDTEDVVGKTMREIAPQHEDYWFEIYGRVALTGEAIRFENFAQAFHRWYEVHAFRVGEPGLNRVGILFNDITDRKQAEREREQLLAREQAAREEAQAANRIKDEFLAVLSHELRSPLNPILGWAKLLKTGKLDAAKTAQALTTIERNAKLQSELIEDLLDVSRILQGKLSLNVGSVDLKSTVQSAIETVRLAAEARSIALEFHLDSSVGQVSGDATRLQQVVWNLLSNAVKFTPAGGHVVVRLAQVDGQAQITVSDSGKGIAAKFLPFVFDYFRQEDGATTRKFGGLGLGLAIVRHLVELHGGTVKAESPGEGLGATFTVKLPLMPIESTPKHDRPYTESSLDLKGIRVLVIDDEIDSREFVAFVLEQAGAIVTPASTASEGFLAFTQSPPDVLLSDIGMPDMDGYMLMRQIRLLSSEQGGAVPAIALTAYAGDFNQQQALQAGFQTHLAKPIEPNHLIEAIVSVMSQ, encoded by the coding sequence ATGAGGCAGAGTGATCAGGCATCTGAACAGGTGCTGACGGGCAACAGTGAGATGGCGAAAAGAATGCGGCAGATGGACTGGTCGCAAACTTCCCTGGGTGCAGTCGAAACGTGGTCTCAAAGTCTGCGTTCAGCCTTGAGTATCTGCCTCAATTCTCGCTTTCCGATCGCGCTTTATTGGGGAAAAGACTTTACGCTGCTCTACAACGATGCCTGGCGACCCATTGTGGGAGACAAACACCCCTGGGCATTAGGGCGTCCGGGGCAGGAAGTCTGGTCGGAAATTTGGGACAGTATTGGTCCAGAGCTTGTCAAAGTCGTCGCAATGGGTGAGGGAACGTTTCATCACGACGAACTTCTTGCGATGCATCGATTTGGCTACACCGAAGAGTGCTTTTTTGAGTACACCTTCAATCCGGTGCAGGGACAGGGTGGCAGGGTGGATGGGGTGATCAACATTGTGACCGAAACGACATATCGGGTGTTGAACGATCGCCGCGCCCAGCTGTTGCGAGAGGTGAGTGCCAGAACTGGAGCCACTCAAACTACAGAGGAAGCCTGTGCAGCAATCATGGCAGCCCTCCGCACGAATCCCGCAGATGTTCCGGCTGCGTTTCTCTACCTTGCAGATTCAGAGGGTAAACAGGCGGATCGATTTCACGATGCTGCGGTTGATGGTTCCGGGTGTCCTGAGAGCGTCAATCTAGAGAATCCAGATGCTGATCCCTGGCTGATTGCTCGCGCCGCTCAAACAAATCAACCGCAGATTATTGACGACCTTCCCCGACTAGGGCAGTTTCCGGGTACGCCCTGGTCTGAGCCACCTCAGCAAGCGATCGTATTGCCGATTGCCACCACGGGACAAGGAAAAATTAGCGGACTACTGGTTGCAATTGTCAGCCCTCGCCGTAGGCTTGATGAATTCTACTGCAACTTCTTCAGTCAGCTTGCGGGACAAATAGCAATGGCGATCGCAAATGCCCGTGCCTATGAAGAAGAACGTAAACGCGCTGAGGCACTGGCGGAAATCGATCGCGCTAAAACAGTCTTCTTTAGCAACGTGTCCCACGAATTTCGCACGCCCCTGACTTTAATGCTGGGACCGACCGAGGACGCACTCAATGATTCCAACGAACCCCTACCGACAAACCAGCGAGAGCGCATTCAAACGGTGCAGCGAAACGGCATCCGGCTGCTCAAGCTCGTCAACACGCTGCTAGACTTTTCCCGGATTGAAGCGGGACGGGTCGAGGCGGTTTATGAACCTGTCAATCTCTCAGCTTTTACCGCAGAACTGGCATCGGTTTTTCAATCGGCGATCGATCGAGCTGGAATGTATCTGTTGATTGACTGTCCGCCCCTGCCGGAACCGGTGTATGTCGATCGGGAGATGTGGGAAAAGATTGTTTTTAATCTGCTTTCTAATGCCTTTAAGTTCACATTTGCAGGCGAAATCTGCGTTCGTTTAAGGTGGCAGCACGATCACGTTGAGCTATCGGTACGGGATACGGGCATTGGCATTCCGGCTACCGAACTACCTCATTTGTTTGAGCGGTTTCATCGAGTCAAAGGCGCACAGGGACGCAGCTTTGAGGGGTCGGGCATCGGACTTTCGCTGGTGCAGGAATTGGTGAAGCTACACGGAGGAGCGATCGATGTTACGAGCACTGAAGGGCAAGGAACCTGCTTTACAATCTCGATTCCCACTGGCACAGCCCATCTTGCACCAGAGCGCATCGGCTCGGCTCGAAAGCTAGCTTCTACGGCACTAAACTCAAATTCCTACCTGGAGGAAGCCCTGCGGTGGTTGCCGGAAGAGAATGGGGAGGTGGGGAGTCGGGAGTGGGGAGTTGGGAATGGGGCGCAGGGGCGCAGGGGAGCAGGAGAGCAGGAGAGCAGAGAATTCACCCCCTCATCCACCTATGCACCCATCCACCCATCCACCCATCCACTCACTTCCCCATCCCCCCCGCTTGCCCGGATTCTGCTTGCCGATGACAACGCCGATATGCGCGATTATGTGGGGCGGCTGTTGAGTCAGCAGTACCAGGTTGAAGCTGTATCCGATGGGGCGGCGGCTCTGGAAGCAATTCGTCAGCAGGCTCCTGACCTGATTTTAACGGATGTGATGATGCCGAATCTGGATGGGTTTGGCTTGCTGCAAGCCCTTCGCGCCGACCCTCAGACGCGGGAAGTCCCGATTATTCTGCTGTCTGCTCGTGCCGGAGAAGAAGCACGGGTTGAAGGATTGGCAGCCGGAGCTGATGATTACCTCACGAAACCTTTTTCTGCCCGCGAACTGCTGGCACGGGTCGAGGCAACCCTGAAGCTGGCGCAAATGCGGCGTGAGGCAAGCATTGCTATCCGCGAGTCAGAAGCAAAATATCGCCTGTTGTTTGAATCGATGGATCAGGGCTTCTGCATTGTTGAAACGGTGTTTGGCGCAAACTATCAGCCTCTCGACTACCGTTTTTTGCTCACCAATCCCGCCTTTGATCGGCAGACAGACACAGAAGATGTTGTGGGAAAAACGATGCGTGAGATTGCTCCCCAGCACGAAGACTATTGGTTTGAAATCTACGGCAGGGTAGCTTTAACAGGTGAAGCAATCCGCTTTGAGAATTTCGCTCAGGCGTTTCATCGCTGGTATGAGGTTCACGCTTTTCGAGTGGGGGAACCAGGGCTGAATCGAGTGGGTATCCTGTTCAATGACATTACCGATCGCAAGCAAGCCGAACGTGAACGCGAACAGCTTTTGGCACGGGAGCAGGCAGCACGGGAAGAAGCTCAGGCGGCAAACCGAATTAAAGATGAATTTCTAGCGGTTTTATCGCACGAACTGCGATCGCCCCTGAATCCCATTCTCGGTTGGGCAAAGCTATTAAAGACAGGTAAGCTAGACGCTGCTAAAACGGCTCAGGCACTCACGACGATCGAACGCAATGCCAAACTTCAGTCGGAGCTGATCGAAGACCTGCTGGATGTCTCTCGTATTCTGCAAGGCAAACTGAGCCTGAACGTGGGTTCAGTCGATCTAAAATCGACGGTTCAATCCGCGATCGAAACGGTGCGTCTGGCGGCGGAAGCCAGGTCTATCGCGCTAGAATTCCATCTGGATTCGAGCGTCGGACAGGTTTCTGGTGATGCGACCCGTCTTCAGCAGGTGGTCTGGAACCTACTCTCAAACGCTGTCAAATTCACTCCTGCGGGAGGGCACGTAGTGGTGCGGTTAGCGCAGGTGGATGGGCAAGCGCAGATTACGGTCAGCGATAGCGGCAAGGGCATTGCGGCAAAATTCTTGCCCTTTGTGTTTGACTATTTCCGGCAGGAGGATGGTGCCACGACGCGTAAGTTTGGCGGATTGGGGCTGGGGCTGGCGATCGTGCGTCATCTGGTGGAGCTACACGGCGGCACGGTTAAGGCAGAAAGTCCGGGAGAAGGGCTGGGTGCCACGTTTACGGTAAAACTACCGCTGATGCCGATCGAGTCTACACCAAAGCACGATCGCCCCTACACTGAATCCTCGCTTGATCTGAAGGGTATCCGGGTGTTAGTGATCGATGACGAGATCGATTCCCGCGAGTTTGTTGCCTTTGTGCTGGAGCAGGCAGGGGCGATCGTCACTCCAGCTTCCACTGCCAGCGAGGGATTTCTGGCATTCACGCAATCTCCGCCGGATGTTCTGTTAAGTGACATTGGGATGCCGGATATGGATGGTTACATGCTGATGCGACAGATTCGATTGCTGTCGTCAGAGCAGGGTGGAGCAGTTCCGGCAATTGCCCTGACCGCTTACGCTGGGGATTTTAATCAGCAACAGGCATTGCAGGCAGGGTTTCAAACCCATTTAGCAAAGCCGATCGAACCAAACCACCTCATTGAGGCGATCGTATCTGTGATGAGCCAATGA